In Deinococcus psychrotolerans, a genomic segment contains:
- a CDS encoding phospholipase A2 has protein sequence MKKYLALLAAGLLLASCSQQSKMHTSALSPYAERPELQDAQSQAILQQYGDDAGLLAAMQEAYNEVPRQLSLPAAPALTGLDLASDRLAYVKGVSWGSVAYYNVQYANRFSPAYPGLDFSRDGCSTPSGLGLSYTEDFRPACNVHDFGYRNLKVFQRTDANRRTTDEAFYTNMKGICNAKPWYKEPPCYAAAYAYYQGVRIGGGSSFE, from the coding sequence ATGAAAAAATACCTTGCTCTTCTCGCCGCCGGCCTCTTGCTCGCTTCGTGTAGCCAACAATCCAAAATGCATACTTCTGCGCTCAGTCCCTACGCCGAGCGGCCCGAACTCCAAGACGCTCAAAGTCAGGCGATTTTGCAGCAGTACGGCGACGACGCTGGACTCCTCGCCGCGATGCAAGAAGCTTATAACGAAGTGCCGCGCCAGCTCAGCTTGCCGGCCGCTCCGGCGTTGACTGGGCTTGACCTCGCCTCAGACCGCCTCGCGTACGTCAAGGGAGTGAGCTGGGGCAGCGTGGCGTATTACAACGTCCAGTACGCCAACCGCTTCAGTCCCGCTTATCCGGGCTTGGATTTCAGCCGCGACGGTTGCTCTACGCCCAGTGGCCTCGGCCTCAGCTACACCGAAGATTTCCGGCCGGCCTGCAATGTCCACGATTTCGGCTACCGCAATCTCAAGGTGTTTCAGCGAACCGACGCCAACCGCCGCACCACTGACGAAGCCTTTTACACCAACATGAAAGGCATCTGCAATGCCAAGCCCTGGTACAAAGAGCCGCCTTGCTACGCCGCCGCTTACGCTTACTATCAGGGCGTGCGAATCGGCGGCGGCAGCAGCTTCGAGTAA
- a CDS encoding sensor histidine kinase, whose protein sequence is MTASPLFPLTFERWNSLRVQFTAVIFALTFLPNLSLILVSNGPWNSVLSVWTLGVGVLCALIGYFLSGAMLKPLTRLRAEVEADEVERQGRQDDPQEVKALRAAFTGLLERLGTEQARRGAFMATLVHDLKTPLIATGHLVRLLMNGVLSEPERQDAGEQLLSENARLLALVQQMADAHRFEREAVQLHCRPTDLGALLEALAARLSARAAQRSLSIIVSGQARAEVDAAVLERALGNLADNALRYASSQVRLEARQVGGGAELSVIDDGPGLSASLESLAQPFNAQPTTIAGQQYTAGTAGLGLFIAKRIAEAHGGELIYQRRSPLSDPSADFSSAVFPATPSPSSSHGLSALTIVLPEALHENRDR, encoded by the coding sequence ATGACCGCTTCACCGTTATTCCCTCTCACCTTCGAGCGCTGGAACAGCTTGCGGGTACAGTTCACGGCGGTCATCTTCGCACTGACGTTTTTGCCCAATCTCAGCTTGATTTTGGTCAGCAACGGCCCGTGGAATTCCGTCCTGAGCGTGTGGACATTGGGAGTAGGGGTGCTGTGTGCCTTGATCGGGTATTTCCTGTCGGGGGCCATGCTCAAGCCGCTGACCCGTTTGCGGGCCGAGGTGGAAGCCGACGAGGTGGAGCGCCAGGGGCGGCAGGACGATCCACAGGAAGTCAAAGCGCTGCGGGCGGCCTTCACGGGTCTACTTGAGCGCCTCGGCACCGAGCAGGCGCGGCGCGGCGCGTTTATGGCCACCCTCGTTCACGATCTCAAGACGCCGCTGATCGCCACCGGCCATCTGGTGCGGCTTCTGATGAACGGCGTACTCAGTGAACCTGAGCGCCAAGACGCAGGCGAGCAGCTTCTGAGTGAAAATGCCCGCCTGCTGGCGCTGGTGCAGCAGATGGCCGACGCCCACCGCTTTGAGCGCGAAGCGGTGCAGCTTCACTGCCGCCCGACCGATCTGGGAGCCTTGCTGGAAGCGCTGGCGGCCCGCTTGTCGGCCAGAGCGGCGCAGCGCTCTCTGAGCATCATCGTCAGCGGGCAGGCGCGGGCCGAGGTGGACGCAGCGGTGCTGGAACGCGCTCTGGGCAACCTCGCCGACAACGCGCTGCGCTACGCCTCTTCACAGGTGCGCTTGGAAGCCCGCCAGGTTGGCGGCGGCGCTGAGCTGAGCGTGATCGACGATGGCCCCGGCCTCAGCGCTTCCTTAGAAAGCCTCGCGCAGCCGTTTAACGCTCAGCCGACCACCATTGCCGGGCAGCAGTACACCGCCGGAACCGCCGGACTCGGCCTGTTTATCGCCAAACGCATCGCCGAGGCGCACGGCGGCGAACTGATTTACCAGCGCCGCTCTCCTCTTTCTGACCCTTCTGCTGACTTCTCTTCGGCTGTTTTTCCGGCTACTCCTTCGCCCTCTTCTTCGCACGGCCTCAGCGCCCTGACGATTGTTCTCCCGGAGGCACTCCATGAAAATCGTGATCGCTGA
- a CDS encoding GNAT family N-acetyltransferase: MDVKSLGYRTDLMLLRLCGSQLEEQSGHFTIRTPRNPGFWWGNFLLYKSLPASGEFERWQAEFRAAFPAAKHMTFGVDCTDGQLGEVAAEIEAAGFELAPNTVMTAGRADLRPPARPNMRGEYRKLTRDDDWAQALQLRLACNDTVKAQSYQIHAEERMREARRMAEAGHGGWFGAFVNGQMEAGMGLYTDGCGVARFQSVETRPEARGQGLASNLVHFAAQYGFEQMNAQTLVMVADPDYLAIRLYRAVGFKDTETQLGFEKRPA, encoded by the coding sequence ATGGATGTGAAATCGTTAGGCTACCGAACGGATTTGATGCTGCTACGACTGTGCGGTAGCCAGCTTGAAGAGCAGAGCGGTCATTTTACTATTCGCACGCCACGCAATCCCGGCTTCTGGTGGGGAAATTTTTTGCTCTACAAGTCTCTGCCCGCTTCCGGCGAGTTTGAACGCTGGCAAGCCGAGTTTAGAGCCGCTTTTCCTGCCGCCAAGCACATGACTTTTGGCGTGGACTGTACTGATGGTCAACTCGGAGAAGTAGCCGCTGAAATTGAAGCCGCCGGATTTGAACTTGCTCCAAACACGGTGATGACGGCAGGCCGAGCAGATCTCAGGCCCCCAGCGCGGCCCAATATGCGGGGCGAATACCGGAAGCTCACCAGAGACGATGACTGGGCACAGGCTTTACAGCTCCGACTGGCCTGTAACGACACGGTGAAAGCTCAAAGCTACCAAATTCATGCTGAGGAGCGGATGCGGGAAGCGCGGCGCATGGCCGAAGCTGGGCATGGCGGATGGTTCGGTGCGTTCGTGAATGGGCAAATGGAAGCTGGAATGGGCCTTTACACAGACGGTTGCGGCGTGGCCCGCTTCCAAAGCGTAGAAACCCGGCCTGAAGCGCGGGGGCAGGGATTGGCCTCAAACTTAGTCCACTTCGCCGCCCAGTACGGCTTTGAACAAATGAATGCCCAAACGCTGGTGATGGTGGCTGATCCCGATTACCTTGCCATCCGCCTTTACCGCGCTGTGGGCTTCAAGGACACCGAAACGCAACTGGGGTTTGAGAAGCGGCCAGCCTGA
- a CDS encoding molybdopterin-dependent oxidoreductase — MTTSSSAAALSRQVLLTCPLDCPDACRLKVTIERGPDGIEKATKVTGDPDHPITRGFACAKTVHYPARQNHPERPLYPMKRIGGELVRISWEQALDEIAAHLREVLARRGPDAVLRYHYAGTMGLMEGHHVHSFFRALGAPELDETICSSAGTEAWRLGYGTRYAVPLEDVPHAKTIVLWGINSLSTHSHLTPFMTQARKNGAQIIHIDPYLNKTGRYADVHLKVRPGSDTALALGVAREIIEQGWTDESYLRDAAQGFEEFRAEAEQWTLERTAETTGLSTSQIADLARAIGQSGPTYIRVGYGMTRHEGGGTALRAVTLLPALTGDWRRRGGGCALSASGAFHLNRSQLGAAHLIKPEVRHVNMNELADALEPAGGVEAAFIYNCNPAVVAPDSGRVIAGLQRPHLKVIVLEQAMTETAQLADYVLPATTFMEHPDIYTSYGHTWLGYNPAELAAPGEARPNSWVFQELGKRLGLTEPSLFWTVDDLLDEVLSTDHPFLNGVTPEALKVAGTLPLNITEDWLPYGHGAPTPSGKVMFTPVPSYRPSTAPLSDEYPLRLLTPPAHHFLNSTYGMLGNLTKAEGTEPHIFVHPTDAGQLMHGGLARIISETGETVRRVRVTDETQAGVAVVEGSWWGLSAPDGQSINAVTAQTLTDLGGGSTFHGTRVRLEAVSDKSAAQAL, encoded by the coding sequence ATGACCACTTCTTCCTCGGCGGCTGCCCTCTCCCGCCAAGTGCTGCTGACCTGCCCGCTGGACTGCCCCGATGCTTGCCGCCTCAAAGTGACGATTGAGCGCGGCCCGGACGGCATAGAGAAAGCCACCAAAGTCACTGGCGACCCCGACCACCCGATCACGCGTGGTTTTGCCTGCGCCAAAACGGTGCATTATCCAGCCCGCCAAAACCATCCTGAGCGCCCCCTTTACCCTATGAAACGGATCGGCGGCGAGTTGGTGCGAATCAGTTGGGAGCAGGCCCTAGACGAAATCGCCGCCCACCTGAGGGAAGTCTTGGCGCGGCGCGGCCCCGACGCCGTTTTGCGCTATCACTACGCCGGAACGATGGGCCTGATGGAAGGCCATCACGTTCATTCGTTCTTCCGCGCCCTCGGAGCGCCGGAATTAGACGAAACCATTTGCTCCAGCGCCGGAACCGAAGCCTGGCGGCTGGGGTACGGCACCCGCTACGCCGTGCCGCTGGAGGACGTGCCGCACGCCAAAACCATCGTGCTGTGGGGCATCAACAGCTTATCTACCCACAGCCATCTGACGCCCTTTATGACCCAGGCCCGCAAAAACGGCGCACAAATCATCCACATCGACCCCTACCTTAACAAAACGGGCCGCTACGCCGATGTCCATTTGAAAGTGCGCCCCGGCAGCGACACGGCCTTGGCTCTGGGGGTGGCCCGCGAAATCATTGAGCAGGGTTGGACGGACGAAAGCTACCTCCGAGACGCCGCACAGGGCTTTGAAGAATTCCGCGCCGAAGCCGAGCAGTGGACGCTGGAACGCACCGCCGAAACCACTGGCCTGAGCACGAGCCAGATCGCTGATTTGGCCCGCGCCATCGGTCAAAGCGGCCCGACTTATATCCGTGTCGGCTACGGCATGACCCGCCACGAGGGAGGTGGCACGGCTCTGCGGGCCGTCACGTTGCTGCCCGCGCTCACGGGCGACTGGCGGCGCAGGGGAGGCGGCTGCGCCCTCAGCGCGTCGGGGGCTTTTCACCTCAACCGCTCACAGCTCGGCGCGGCGCACCTGATCAAGCCTGAGGTGAGGCACGTCAACATGAACGAGTTGGCGGACGCGCTGGAACCTGCCGGTGGAGTTGAAGCCGCCTTCATTTACAACTGCAATCCGGCGGTGGTCGCTCCCGATTCTGGGCGGGTGATCGCCGGTTTGCAGCGCCCCCACCTCAAAGTGATCGTGCTGGAGCAGGCCATGACCGAGACGGCCCAGCTCGCCGATTATGTCTTGCCTGCCACCACCTTCATGGAACACCCTGACATCTACACCAGTTACGGCCACACCTGGCTCGGCTACAACCCCGCCGAACTCGCAGCGCCTGGCGAAGCGCGGCCCAACTCGTGGGTCTTTCAGGAGCTGGGCAAGCGGCTAGGCCTCACCGAGCCGTCTCTCTTCTGGACGGTGGACGACCTGCTGGACGAGGTGCTCAGCACCGATCACCCCTTCCTGAACGGTGTCACGCCTGAAGCGCTCAAAGTCGCCGGAACATTGCCGCTCAATATCACTGAAGACTGGCTTCCGTATGGACACGGCGCACCCACCCCCAGCGGCAAGGTGATGTTCACGCCGGTTCCCAGCTACCGCCCCAGCACCGCCCCCCTCAGCGACGAGTATCCCCTGCGCCTCCTCACCCCACCAGCCCACCACTTCCTCAACAGCACCTACGGAATGCTCGGCAACCTGACCAAAGCCGAGGGCACCGAGCCGCACATCTTTGTCCACCCAACCGACGCGGGTCAGCTCATGCACGGCGGCTTGGCCCGCATCATCAGCGAAACGGGAGAAACGGTGCGGCGGGTGCGCGTCACCGACGAAACGCAAGCGGGCGTCGCCGTCGTGGAAGGCAGTTGGTGGGGCCTCAGCGCTCCCGACGGTCAAAGCATCAACGCCGTGACTGCCCAGACGCTGACCGATCTGGGCGGAGGAAGCACCTTTCACGGCACTCGAGTGCGTTTGGAAGCCGTGAGCGACAAGTCAGCCGCGCAAGCGTTGTGA
- a CDS encoding electron transfer flavoprotein subunit alpha/FixB family protein → MILIVAEHADGKLAKATLEMVTAARGTGREGPITILVLGQNVAGVASEAAAVADQVLVADSAGLAQYSAETWAAAVAQIAQEGEAHTVITPGSRSGREYAPRVAVKLDAPYLEDVISLSGSGAGLQAQRYTYLARVTETVEAEGAVTVISAKPGSFAPAAPAAAAGEQYDVDLELPQSRVTITGKSMEKSSRVALSEADVIVTGGRGVGNAENFSKFVEPLADNLGAGVGATRAVVDAGWRPYAEQVGQTGKTVQPKAYIALGVSGAVQHLSGMGKSKFIVAINKDAEAPIFKVADYGIVGDVNEIVPALIEASKR, encoded by the coding sequence ATGATTTTAATCGTTGCAGAACACGCTGACGGCAAACTTGCCAAAGCCACCTTAGAAATGGTCACGGCGGCGCGTGGCACCGGACGAGAAGGCCCGATCACCATTTTGGTACTCGGCCAGAATGTGGCCGGAGTGGCGAGCGAAGCGGCCGCCGTCGCCGACCAAGTCTTGGTGGCCGACAGTGCTGGCTTGGCGCAGTACAGCGCCGAAACTTGGGCCGCCGCCGTTGCCCAAATTGCCCAGGAAGGCGAGGCGCACACCGTCATCACGCCGGGCAGCCGTTCTGGCCGCGAGTACGCGCCGCGTGTGGCCGTCAAGCTGGACGCGCCTTACTTGGAAGACGTGATTTCGCTCAGCGGCAGCGGTGCAGGTCTTCAGGCCCAGCGCTACACCTATCTCGCCCGTGTCACTGAAACGGTGGAGGCGGAGGGAGCAGTTACCGTGATCAGCGCCAAGCCCGGCAGTTTCGCGCCTGCCGCGCCCGCTGCCGCCGCTGGTGAGCAGTACGACGTCGATCTAGAGCTGCCCCAGAGCCGCGTCACCATTACCGGCAAGAGCATGGAGAAGTCCAGCCGCGTGGCCCTCAGCGAAGCCGACGTGATCGTGACCGGCGGACGCGGGGTGGGCAACGCCGAGAATTTCAGTAAGTTTGTAGAACCGCTCGCCGACAACCTCGGTGCAGGCGTGGGCGCGACCCGCGCAGTGGTGGACGCAGGTTGGCGGCCTTACGCCGAACAGGTCGGCCAGACCGGCAAAACCGTGCAGCCAAAAGCGTACATCGCGCTGGGGGTGTCGGGCGCGGTGCAGCACCTCTCGGGTATGGGCAAGAGCAAATTCATCGTGGCTATCAACAAAGACGCCGAAGCGCCGATTTTCAAGGTTGCCGATTACGGCATCGTGGGCGACGTGAACGAGATTGTTCCGGCGCTGATTGAGGCGAGTAAGCGGTAA
- a CDS encoding peptidase C39 family protein produces MIKAAALLSFLALSPATLALKMQNAVSTTTVLEQPADFNTGKMQGLILSEGRVKLAPNTQVGTLSGTVSGLSAYDELIPSWNALTPAGSSLTLEVKPAGASRFYSFGTWQSAAGRSSLDGQKDSFGQVLTDTLRLSKKVGGFDYRLTLMASGAGPSLSLLAFNTSDRSRRMAAAGAAGDKTRWNKVLNVPLRSQMLYKDGGEVWCSPTSTSMILAYYGVSFSVPDAAAATYDTAYDGTGNWPFNTAFAAEQGLRALVTRLPSLREAERYIAAGFPLGVSLGWKAGELPGAAIPASSGHLMVLVGFDAQGNPVLNDPAAPTNAGVRRSYPRAAFERLWLSHSGGLVYLISRPDQALPPAVPFQ; encoded by the coding sequence ATGATCAAGGCCGCCGCTCTGCTGAGTTTCCTAGCACTCTCGCCCGCTACACTGGCTCTCAAGATGCAAAACGCCGTGTCCACCACCACCGTTTTAGAGCAGCCCGCCGATTTTAATACTGGCAAAATGCAGGGCCTCATACTCTCGGAAGGCCGCGTGAAGTTGGCCCCAAATACCCAAGTCGGCACGCTGTCCGGCACCGTTTCTGGCCTCAGCGCTTACGACGAACTGATTCCCTCGTGGAACGCCCTGACGCCCGCCGGAAGCAGCCTGACATTGGAAGTCAAACCCGCTGGAGCCAGCCGCTTTTATTCGTTTGGAACGTGGCAAAGTGCGGCGGGCCGCAGCAGCTTGGACGGTCAAAAAGACAGTTTTGGGCAAGTGCTGACTGACACGCTGAGACTCTCCAAAAAAGTCGGTGGCTTTGACTACCGCCTGACCCTGATGGCCAGCGGCGCGGGCCCCAGTCTGAGTTTGCTGGCCTTCAACACTTCAGACCGTTCTCGGCGCATGGCGGCGGCGGGCGCGGCAGGCGACAAAACGCGCTGGAACAAAGTCCTGAATGTGCCCCTCAGATCGCAGATGCTCTACAAGGACGGCGGCGAAGTCTGGTGTAGCCCGACGAGTACCAGCATGATCTTGGCTTACTACGGCGTAAGTTTCAGCGTGCCAGACGCTGCCGCTGCCACCTACGACACCGCCTACGACGGCACTGGCAATTGGCCGTTCAACACCGCCTTCGCCGCCGAGCAGGGCTTGCGGGCGCTGGTGACGCGCCTCCCCAGCTTGCGGGAAGCCGAGCGCTACATCGCCGCCGGCTTCCCGCTGGGCGTCAGTCTGGGCTGGAAGGCGGGCGAGTTGCCGGGCGCGGCCATCCCCGCGAGCAGCGGGCATTTGATGGTTTTGGTGGGCTTTGACGCGCAGGGCAACCCGGTGCTGAACGACCCCGCCGCGCCGACCAACGCGGGTGTGCGCCGCAGCTATCCCCGCGCCGCCTTCGAGCGCTTGTGGCTCTCGCACTCCGGGGGGCTGGTGTACCTCATCAGCAGGCCTGACCAAGCCCTGCCCCCAGCCGTGCCGTTCCAGTAA
- the lepA gene encoding translation elongation factor 4 has translation MQVRNFSIIAHVDHGKSTLADRILEHLGAMGERDKRDQTLDTLELERERGITIKSTPVRLSYTRPNGEVFTLNLIDTPGHVDFNYEVSRSLAACEGVLLLVDASQGVEAQTIVNAYLAIDSGLEIIPVVNKIDLPAADPEGAAQELEEVVGIPAEDAIFASGKTGVGVPEILEAIVERIPSPPGTPEAPLKALIFDSVFDAYQGVIVFVRVLDGTIRPKDKITLFSTGKHFEVDKVGTFTPGLVVGDSLTAGDVGWVAAGVRDIHDAQVGDTLMERERPITDPFPGFKPAQPVVFSGLYPTDTEMYRKLREALEKLKLNDAAFSFEPETSEALGFGFRCGFLGLLHAEIIQERLEREYDLDLIATAPAVIYRITLNNGDVFETQNPAQFPTRDRVELIEEPYIKLSVMLPEEHVGPVMQLLQERRGSMVTMNYLGKRVELIYEVPFAEILYDFHDRLKSISRGYASMDYSITGYREGELVKVDIYVNNEIVDALAVIVHEDRAYPLGRKIVDKMAEVIPRQMWPVPIQAMIGGKIIARATVKAYRKDVLAKCYGGDISRKKKLLNKQKKGKARMKQIGTVEVPQEAFLAVLSSDE, from the coding sequence ATGCAGGTTCGGAATTTTTCAATTATCGCCCACGTCGATCACGGCAAAAGCACCCTTGCCGATAGAATCTTGGAACACCTCGGAGCAATGGGTGAGCGCGACAAGCGCGACCAGACGCTCGACACCTTGGAACTCGAGCGCGAGCGCGGCATTACCATCAAGTCCACCCCCGTGCGGCTGAGCTACACCCGTCCTAACGGTGAAGTCTTTACCCTCAACTTGATCGACACCCCCGGCCACGTGGATTTCAATTACGAAGTCTCGCGCAGTTTGGCGGCCTGTGAGGGCGTGCTGCTGCTCGTGGACGCCTCGCAGGGGGTGGAAGCCCAGACCATCGTCAACGCCTACCTCGCCATCGATTCGGGTCTGGAGATCATTCCGGTGGTCAACAAAATCGACTTACCCGCCGCCGATCCTGAAGGCGCGGCGCAGGAACTCGAAGAAGTGGTGGGCATTCCTGCCGAGGACGCCATCTTTGCCAGCGGCAAAACCGGCGTGGGCGTCCCGGAAATTCTGGAAGCCATCGTGGAGCGCATTCCCTCGCCGCCGGGCACGCCCGAAGCGCCGCTCAAAGCCCTGATCTTCGATTCGGTGTTCGACGCTTATCAGGGCGTGATCGTCTTTGTGCGCGTGCTGGACGGCACCATCAGGCCCAAAGACAAAATCACCCTGTTTTCGACCGGCAAGCATTTTGAAGTCGATAAAGTCGGCACCTTCACCCCCGGCTTGGTGGTCGGCGACTCGCTGACGGCGGGCGACGTGGGCTGGGTGGCGGCGGGCGTGCGCGACATCCACGACGCGCAGGTGGGCGACACCTTGATGGAGCGCGAGCGGCCCATCACCGATCCGTTTCCCGGCTTCAAGCCGGCCCAGCCGGTGGTGTTCTCGGGTCTGTATCCCACCGACACCGAGATGTACCGCAAACTGCGCGAGGCGCTCGAAAAACTCAAGCTCAACGACGCTGCCTTTTCCTTTGAGCCGGAAACGAGTGAAGCACTGGGCTTCGGCTTCCGCTGCGGCTTTCTGGGCCTCCTGCACGCAGAAATCATCCAAGAACGCCTCGAGCGCGAGTATGACCTTGACTTGATTGCCACCGCGCCTGCCGTCATCTACCGCATCACCCTCAACAACGGCGACGTGTTTGAAACGCAGAATCCGGCGCAGTTTCCGACCCGCGACCGGGTGGAACTGATTGAGGAGCCGTACATTAAGCTCTCGGTGATGCTGCCCGAAGAACACGTCGGCCCGGTGATGCAGCTTCTGCAAGAGCGGCGCGGCAGCATGGTGACCATGAATTACCTCGGCAAGCGCGTCGAGCTGATCTACGAAGTGCCGTTCGCCGAAATTCTGTATGACTTCCACGACCGCCTCAAGAGCATCTCGCGCGGCTACGCCAGCATGGATTACTCGATCACCGGCTACCGTGAGGGCGAGCTGGTCAAAGTGGACATCTACGTCAACAACGAGATCGTGGACGCGCTGGCTGTGATCGTCCACGAAGACCGGGCCTATCCGCTGGGCCGTAAGATCGTAGACAAGATGGCCGAAGTCATTCCGCGTCAGATGTGGCCGGTGCCGATTCAGGCCATGATCGGCGGCAAAATTATTGCCCGCGCCACCGTCAAGGCTTACCGCAAAGACGTGTTGGCCAAATGCTACGGCGGCGACATCAGCCGCAAGAAAAAGCTGCTCAATAAGCAGAAGAAGGGCAAGGCCCGCATGAAGCAGATCGGTACGGTGGAAGTGCCGCAAGAAGCGTTCCTCGCGGTGCTGAGCAGCGACGAATGA
- a CDS encoding alpha/beta fold hydrolase yields MQIGDVHLNGQRIGKGRPLLTLHGLMSNLTALQSEVQRLSESFKVIALDNRGRGRSDKQAHGSCSKTTSMMRWA; encoded by the coding sequence ATGCAGATTGGTGACGTCCATTTGAATGGTCAGCGCATCGGCAAAGGCAGGCCCCTCCTGACGCTGCACGGCCTGATGAGCAACCTCACGGCGCTGCAATCGGAAGTACAGCGGCTGAGTGAGTCGTTTAAAGTGATCGCCCTGGACAATCGGGGACGTGGGCGCTCGGACAAACAGGCCCACGGGTCATGCTCCAAGACCACATCGATGATGCGCTGGGCGTGA
- a CDS encoding YkgJ family cysteine cluster protein produces the protein MTSPALLQTVRAAYARYEGEAGQFLQEFKAAGGQVYCGAGCFGCCNMPIRLSLAEAALIASVLTPEEARKVEKHARKVIHNARTAPSEDEYVSRHRLNVGYCPLLGADGACTRYEVRPTRCRDTFSAFPAVYCQEGTWEGMTKTERREYGREVRQTLGTDGETHFIAPLEEMSEPIWASCSRAMQKAWNLEAWGDFWVLTTLAANPTFMAAIERGNKGAALREARQAGLEHPEVIEFA, from the coding sequence ATGACTTCTCCAGCTCTCCTTCAAACCGTCCGAGCCGCTTACGCCCGCTATGAGGGGGAGGCGGGCCAATTTTTGCAAGAATTCAAGGCGGCGGGCGGGCAAGTCTACTGCGGCGCGGGCTGCTTTGGCTGCTGCAACATGCCGATTCGCCTGAGCCTTGCCGAGGCCGCCCTGATCGCCAGTGTCCTGACGCCCGAAGAAGCCCGCAAAGTCGAGAAACACGCCCGCAAAGTCATCCACAACGCCCGCACCGCGCCGAGCGAGGACGAATATGTCAGCCGCCACCGCCTCAACGTCGGCTACTGTCCGCTGCTGGGCGCAGACGGCGCGTGTACCCGCTACGAGGTGCGCCCGACCCGCTGCCGCGACACCTTCAGCGCGTTTCCGGCGGTGTACTGCCAGGAAGGCACCTGGGAAGGCATGACCAAAACCGAGCGCCGCGAATACGGGCGGGAAGTCAGGCAAACGCTGGGCACCGACGGGGAGACCCATTTCATTGCGCCGCTCGAAGAGATGAGCGAACCGATCTGGGCGAGTTGCAGCCGCGCCATGCAAAAAGCCTGGAACCTGGAAGCGTGGGGAGACTTTTGGGTGCTGACCACGCTGGCAGCCAACCCTACTTTTATGGCGGCCATCGAGCGGGGCAACAAAGGCGCGGCCCTCCGGGAAGCGCGGCAAGCGGGCTTGGAGCATCCCGAAGTGATCGAGTTCGCTTAA
- a CDS encoding response regulator transcription factor, producing the protein MKIVIADDHPLFRIGLKYALRDQGFEVLAEASDGLEALEVIRQFQPDAALLDVKMPGLTGIEVCEKLRATNPNVVSVLITTFAEPAIVQAARSAGARGYLSKETAPEELARQLREIVAHPEIDRLPKVEVPRLTPREGDVLPLLAKGYSNKEIARALGVSPDTIKDHLARLFVKLAARDRTDCVGKARALGLVS; encoded by the coding sequence ATGAAAATCGTGATCGCTGATGACCACCCGCTCTTTCGTATCGGCCTCAAGTACGCTCTGCGCGATCAGGGCTTTGAAGTGCTGGCCGAAGCCAGTGACGGCTTGGAAGCGCTGGAAGTCATTCGTCAGTTTCAGCCGGACGCTGCTCTCTTGGATGTCAAAATGCCCGGACTGACCGGCATTGAAGTCTGCGAGAAGTTGCGGGCCACCAATCCCAACGTGGTCAGCGTGCTGATTACCACGTTTGCCGAACCGGCCATCGTGCAGGCGGCCCGCTCGGCTGGAGCGCGTGGCTACCTCTCCAAAGAAACGGCTCCCGAAGAGCTGGCCCGCCAACTGCGTGAGATCGTGGCCCATCCCGAGATTGACCGCCTGCCCAAAGTGGAAGTGCCGCGCCTGACGCCCCGCGAAGGCGACGTGTTGCCGCTGCTGGCCAAAGGCTACAGCAACAAAGAAATCGCCCGCGCTCTGGGCGTCAGCCCCGACACCATCAAAGACCACCTCGCCCGCTTGTTCGTCAAACTGGCGGCCCGTGACCGCACCGACTGCGTGGGCAAAGCGCGGGCGCTGGGCCTGGTCAGCTGA